Genomic DNA from Paracoccus aminophilus JCM 7686:
CGGGGTTTTTGGCGCAGGAATGCCCGCTGCCGCAACGCGCGGCTGCGCGTGAGGGCGATGTCGCGGTGATCGCGGTCGCGGGTCATGAGGTCGCGGCGATCCGCCATGGCGAGAAATGGGCTTTTCGTAAGCCGCGTGGTGTCGGGCTGGTCCGCGCCGAAGCAATCCAGATCTGGGGAAGATGAATGCCACAAGTTGGGGCTTGGCTGGTGGCGACATGGAGCGCCCAAACGGTCGTGGGCTTTGCTCTGCGCACGGCAGCCGCCATCGCGTTGAATATGGCGGTGGCCAAAGTCACCCAGCCGAAAGGGCCAAAGCCGCGCGATCTGCAGACCGAATTGCGCGACAGCAACGCGCAGCGCATCCGCCATCTTGGCCGGGTGCGCGCCTCGGGCGCCGCGATGTTCTGGGATTGGGCGCAGGTCGGCGGTCAGCGACGGCTCTTCAAGCTCTTGGCGATGGGGCAGGGCGGGATCTCGGCGGTTGAGACGGTGTGGCTCAATGACAAGGAGGTCACACTCTCAGGGACTGCGGTGACCAGCAAACCCTATGACGGCGTGGTCAGCATCGACTGGCGCTCTGGCCAGAGCGCCCTGCAATCGGGCGGGGCCTATGCTGCGCTGCAGGCAGCGTTTCCGGGCTGGACGCCGAACCACCGGCTGCGCGGGGTCGGCACGATCTTGGGCACCTTCGATGCGGTCAAGGGCGACAAGATCTCGGAGATCTATAGCGGGGGCGATCCGCAGATATCGGCGCTGATCAAGGGCGATGCTTGCCACAACCCGATCACCGGCGACGCGACCTGGTCCGACAATATCGCCGTGCAGGCGCGGGATGTGCTGACCCATCCGAGCTATGGCCCGCTGCGGCTCGCCGATCTCGACACGGCCTCTTTCGCCCAGGCCATTGCCGATTGCGAGGATCCGATCCCGCGCAAGGCACCGGGCACCGCGCGGCGCTATATCGGCGGCGGCAGCTATGCCCTGTCCGAACCGGTGGTCGATGTCCTGCGCCGCCTCGAGGATGCTTCTGCGGGCCGGTTCTACATCACCAGCGAGGGCAAGCTCGGCTTTCGGGTCGGCAAATGGCGCGCGCCGAACTACACGATCCGGGAGGAGCATATCGTCAGCCTCGACATCGGGCCGGGCTCTGGCGAGTTCGAGCGCGTCACCACGCTGGTGCCCAAATATGTTGCGCCCGAAATCGGCTGGCAGCAGACCAGCGCTGATCCTTGGGATGATGCTGCGGCGCTGGCGCTTTATGGCGAGAGCGCGGCGAAAGAGATCGACTTCCCTTGGGTGCAGAGCCACGGGCAGGCGCGGCGGCTTGCCAAGATCAAGATGGCCAAGCTCAATCCGAGTTGGCGGGCGACGGTGCGGTTGCGCTTCTGGGGGCTGTTGCTCCTCGAAGAAGAAACCGTGCGCCTGCATCTGCCCGAGCTTGGGCTGATTAATGCGAGCGCCTGGATCGACGGCTTTGCCTTTGACGCCGAGGGCGATGACGGCGTGGTCACGGTCCAGCTGATCGCGGCAGATCCGGCGAGCTTTAGCTGGACTGCCGCGGAGGAGGGCGACCCACCCTCGGTCCCGGAGAAAGTCGAGCCCGGTCAGCAGCTTCTCGCGGCGCCGGTGATCTCCTCCCTGACAATCGCCAACAATGACGGGCCGCCCTATATCCGCATCGAGGTCGATCCGATTGACGGGCCGTATTATCTCGGCGGCTATTACCGGCGCGCGGGCTCGAGCTTTCGCTATGGGCTCGAGGTGCAGGACATCCGGGTGGGCGGCAAGCTCGTCGCGCGGAGCCTGCCCAATGCCGATCGCGGCGAATATGAGATTGGCATCGGCTGGTATAGCGCGCGCCCAGATAGCGGCGCGGCGCCGGGCGGCAATGATGCGGCCTCAGAAATCACGACGGTGACGGGCATCGAGGTTGTCGCCAATACCACGCCTCCCGATGCGCCGCAGATCATCAGCAAGTCCGGGACGGCTGGCGGCACGCTGACGGTGATCATGGCTCCGGATCTCGGCGCCAATTACTACCGCACCGGACTGTGGCGCGCCGCGCCAGCCGCGCCGTTCAGCGCGGCGGTCTTCCAGCGCTGGAATTACGACACCTCGTCCGAGGTCGCGATCACGGCCAGCATCCCGTCCGAGGGCGCGCGCTACTGGCTCAGATCGGAAAACCAAAGCGGCAAGACCTCGGCTGAGGTGCTTGTCGGCCAATATCTCCCCTAAAAACTGAGGTTCCCCATGGTCACGACGACCAAGACGCCGGGTGCGATTTACCCGAATGGCTCCGCGGTGCCCAAGGCCGATATCCGGACCTGGATGACGGAGATGCAGACGGGCACGAATGCTGAGCTCACGGATCTGCGCAATGGCAGGCTCTGGCACAGCTCGAGCACCAATCTCTCTGCGCAAACCCCGCCGCCCGGCACGAACCAGATCATCGTCGCCAATAACTCCGGGACCTTTAACTGGCGTCGGCTTGGATCTGCCCCGAACCCGGTCAATCCGGCGATCCATGCCCAGACCGCCGATGCCGCGTGGTGGTATCTCTCCGAGGATACCCCGGCGATCAAGGCGCGGGTCTCGGCTGTTGAGACCGATCTGCCCAATGGCCGGGTCTGGCGCTATGCCCGCAATGACCTGACGCCGGTGGGTGCTGCGCCCCCGACCGGCACCCAGATGATCGCGGTGCATAAGACGACCGGATCTGGCCAGGCCGACTGGGTTCGGCGATCGGCGCCGACGAGCGGCGGCGCGACGGATGTTTTGGTTCAGGATGCGACCGGCCAATGGTGGGGGCGCACGTTCTCGACAACGTCGATCGAGAGTGATCTCGCGGCCAAGGCTGACACCTCCGAACTGCGCTCTGGCCGGGTCTGGCAATATGCGAGCAATGGCCTGACGATTGACGGGGCCAATCCACCAACCGGGACGCAGCGGATCACGGTCAATCGCTCTGCCGGGACCGAGACGGCGGATTGGGCGCGGACCTCGGCCCCGTCTGACGGGGTGCTGACCGCGACGCTGCGCCCGGATGCGAATGGACAATGGTGGCGCCGCGTCGCCTCGCTCTCGGCCATCCTCGATGAGATGCGCGACGGTGAGGTCAAGCGGATCATCTCGAACAACCTGCACCCCTCCGGGGCGACGGTCCCGGTCGGGGCCAAGGTGATCTGGGTGGTCAAGGGCAATGCCTCCGGCGCGGCGATCTGGGCGACCATCGGCGCGCCGGGCAACGGGATCGAGACCGATGACTTCAAGAAAGACGCCTCTGGCCAATGGTGGGTTCTGCGCTGGTCGTCGGACTGGATTGCGCGCGATCATCCGACATTTGCCCAGATGCAGGCCGCGCTGGCCACGGTCTCGGGCAGCGGCTCGGGCGGCGGCTATACGCCCCCCGAGCCCTTGCCCGCCTCGGCGACCCTGTTGCCGTGCCGCGTCGGCGGCGTAACCCAGCTGGTTGGCGATGCCGGGATCGGCGCTGCGGCACGCTATACGATCGGCGGCGACGGGGCATGGAACTGGTTGCCGTCCCGTGTCGCGATTGTCATGGTGCTCGGGCAGTCCAATGCGGCTGTTTCTGAGATGGAGGGCCCTCCGCTCTATATTCCAGCGAAAACGCCTGACTTCGTGATGATGTCGAATGATGGTGTCGGCGAGCTCGGTGCGTTGCGCGGCTGGAATGGTCAACCTCCGGGCAAGGCGATCACCGGCTTTGTGCCCGCCGAGATCACCGGCGTCCAATCCTCGGCCGAGGCTCTTGCCTCTGCGTCGAACGCGCTCGATCCGCGCGGGGCCGGGG
This window encodes:
- a CDS encoding DUF6950 family protein; this encodes MAARVGDYIRQSWHRPWSWGEVDCTLWVADWCLLHWGLDPAARWRGRYATEVEMRRITGGDLPGFLAQECPLPQRAAAREGDVAVIAVAGHEVAAIRHGEKWAFRKPRGVGLVRAEAIQIWGR
- a CDS encoding phage tail protein; protein product: MPQVGAWLVATWSAQTVVGFALRTAAAIALNMAVAKVTQPKGPKPRDLQTELRDSNAQRIRHLGRVRASGAAMFWDWAQVGGQRRLFKLLAMGQGGISAVETVWLNDKEVTLSGTAVTSKPYDGVVSIDWRSGQSALQSGGAYAALQAAFPGWTPNHRLRGVGTILGTFDAVKGDKISEIYSGGDPQISALIKGDACHNPITGDATWSDNIAVQARDVLTHPSYGPLRLADLDTASFAQAIADCEDPIPRKAPGTARRYIGGGSYALSEPVVDVLRRLEDASAGRFYITSEGKLGFRVGKWRAPNYTIREEHIVSLDIGPGSGEFERVTTLVPKYVAPEIGWQQTSADPWDDAAALALYGESAAKEIDFPWVQSHGQARRLAKIKMAKLNPSWRATVRLRFWGLLLLEEETVRLHLPELGLINASAWIDGFAFDAEGDDGVVTVQLIAADPASFSWTAAEEGDPPSVPEKVEPGQQLLAAPVISSLTIANNDGPPYIRIEVDPIDGPYYLGGYYRRAGSSFRYGLEVQDIRVGGKLVARSLPNADRGEYEIGIGWYSARPDSGAAPGGNDAASEITTVTGIEVVANTTPPDAPQIISKSGTAGGTLTVIMAPDLGANYYRTGLWRAAPAAPFSAAVFQRWNYDTSSEVAITASIPSEGARYWLRSENQSGKTSAEVLVGQYLP